Proteins encoded within one genomic window of Episyrphus balteatus chromosome 1, idEpiBalt1.1, whole genome shotgun sequence:
- the LOC129909752 gene encoding uncharacterized protein LOC129909752, which translates to MTLIPPTSSKRINLNPISENSFQHAPNNVTDNPPTSSSASLSQSPTASSQLPAALSEHAPNNVTDNPPKSTSASSPTESSQLPAAFSEHQSSLSTFSYLNTHTSTTASTQTITSTLMDYQTNSLPAPPAPDTVTSHLAASLNDRNFTSPLESGLRIVDGQRTIFISKLEPSTNALDVKNFIMSKTGTLRSTTVDKMLHRNYSKYSSFKIKVPDSMFHLLNSKSFWPNGIIVHEFQNRKQIKHSHPFPQHMTMPFLNQSSYTNY; encoded by the coding sequence ATGACATTAATTCCACCAACTTCTTCGAAAAGAATTAATCTAAACCCTATTTCTGAGAATTCCTTTCAACACGCTCCAAACAACGTCACTGATAATCCCCCAACCTCATCTTCTGCTTCATTATCTCAATCTCCAACTGCATCGTCTCAGCTCCCAGCTGCTTTATCTGAACACGCTCCAAACAACGTCACTGATAATCCTCCAAAATCAACTTCTGCTTCATCTCCGACTGAATCGTCTCAGCTTCCAGCTGCATTTTCTGAACATCAGTCCAGTCTCTCTACATTTTCGTATTTAAATACACACACTTCTACGACAGCATCAACACAGACTATTACATCTACGCTAATGGACTATCAGACTAATAGTTTGCCTGCTCCTCCAGCTCCTGACACTGTCACATCCCATCTTGCAGCGTCCTTAAATGACAGAAACTTTACATCGCCTTTAGAATCTGGACTGAGAATTGTTGATGGTCAAAGAACTATATTCATCTCAAAACTTGAACCCTCAACGAATGCTCttgatgtaaaaaattttataatgtctAAAACCGGTACCTTGCGATCAACTACGGTGGATAAAATGCTCCATCGTAACTACTCAAAGTACTCTTCATTTAAGATTAAAGTACCAGATTCTATGTTCCATCTTCTCAACTCAAAATCTTTTTGGCCAAACGGAATCATTGTTCATGAGTTTCAAAATAggaaacaaataaaacattctCACCCTTTTCCACAACATATGACAATGCCCTTCCTGAATCAAAGCAGCTACACCAACTATTGA
- the LOC129909743 gene encoding uncharacterized protein LOC129909743 → MFAKENLGLALIQEPWTYKGQVRGLISSNSDLIWDTRHDSPRACIQIRNNIKFICLSEFMTRDLVPIQTQIECDGIPQTIVVAAVYFPGDEDNIPPMEVQRLVDYCKSNKLPLLVGCDANAHHTAWGSTDINRRGEYLLDFILEKCLDVYNVGNTPTFVTRIREEVLDITFGTSNLGRLVEGWRVSNEPSLSDHRIITFSITRLLTENTSGRNPKKTDWNLYKSVVQINLERIGPARTTKSHLELSGAINEAFELSCPIKPIKSQKDAPWWSKNMSKQRSKVRKLFNEAKRTGELEGYTAELTIYSKEIKKAKRNSFVSFCENTTATPAAARLRKVLAKDKTIKSLALRYNDGSFTENEEQRSTLLLNTHFPGSLPMTGNVIESTTFKPNKTDWKTDYSYLFRQKN, encoded by the coding sequence ATGTTTGCAAAGGAGAATTTAGGGCTAGCACTGATCCAAGAACCCTGGACCTACAAAGGTCAGGTAAGAGGTCTAATTAGTAGTAACTCTGATTTAATATGGGACACGAGGCACGACTCGCCCAGAGCTTGCATacaaataagaaataatataaaatttatatgtcTTTCAGAATTTATGACGAGGGATCTGGTACCGATCCAGACCCAAATTGAGTGTGATGGTATACCTCAAACGATTGTTGTTGCGGCGGTTTACTTCCCAGGTGACGAAGACAACATTCCACCGATGGAGGTACAACGGTTGGTCGATTACTGCAAAAGTAACAAACTGCCATTGCTTGTGGGTTGCGACGCAAATGCGCATCACACAGCATGGGGTAGTACCGACATAAACAGAAGGGGTGAGTaccttttagattttattttggaaaaatgtcTAGATGTTTATAATGTGGGCAACACTCCCACTTTCGTAACTAGAATTAGAGAAGAAGTCCTAGACATAACGTTTGGAACTTCTAACTTAGGTCGGCTGGTAGAAGGTTGGAGAGTATCCAATGAACCTTCCCTGTCTGATCATAGAATAATTACATTCTCAATAACACGCCTTCTCACAGAGAACACCTCTGGAAGGAACCCTAAGAAAACCGACTGGAATCTTTATAAGAGTGTGGTACAAATCAATCTTGAAAGAATCGGTCCGGCTAGAACGACTAAAAGTCACCTTGAACTTAGTGGAGCAATCAATGAGGCATTTGAACTCAGTTGTCCCATTAAACCAATCAAAAGTCAGAAAGATGCTCCTTGGTGGAGCAAAAATATGTCGAAACAAAGATCAAAGGTACGTAAACTGTTCAATGAGGCAAAAAGAACTGGGGAGTTGGAAGGTTATACGGCAGAGTTGACAATTTACAGCAAAgaaatcaaaaaagcaaaaagaaatagttTTGTGAGTTTTTGTGAAAATACTACCGCTACTCCAGCTGCAGCGAGACTACGCAAGGTTCTAGCGAAAGACAAAACTATAAAGTCGCTAGCGCTTAGATACAATGATGGTAGCTTTACTGAAAATGAAGAACAAAGGTCGACTCTGCTACTTAACACTCACTTCCCAGGATCGCTTCCAATGACAGGAAATGTTATAGAAAGTACAACTTTCAAACCTAACAAAACAGACTGGAAGACAGACTACAGCTATCTGTTCAGGCAAAAGAATTGA